The following are from one region of the Candidatus Tumulicola sp. genome:
- a CDS encoding glycosyltransferase family 2 protein: MDFSDVTFVILTYNEAARIGDCLAALPAGARALVYDALSVDATAAIAQQHGAQVLKVPWQGFARAKEAAAAHVKTPWTFVLDADERVSKELAQEIALLPMPADATGYSIPRRNYFCGRWIRGAGWWPDRLVRLFRTGRARIKARGGKTEYALHEAWVADGATVELQGVLEHHSYASLEEYRARFSRYTSLEAQHGRSTLLDVLGAWCVVPLRAVWLAVVRAGILDGWRGLYVSWWSALYPAVVATKAWRRAR; encoded by the coding sequence GTGGATTTCTCTGACGTCACGTTCGTCATATTGACGTACAACGAAGCTGCGCGCATCGGCGACTGCCTTGCGGCATTGCCGGCGGGCGCTCGCGCATTGGTGTACGATGCGCTATCCGTCGATGCGACGGCGGCCATCGCGCAGCAGCATGGAGCACAAGTCCTGAAGGTTCCGTGGCAAGGATTTGCGCGCGCGAAAGAGGCGGCAGCGGCCCACGTGAAAACGCCCTGGACCTTCGTGCTCGACGCTGATGAACGCGTCTCGAAGGAACTTGCGCAGGAGATAGCGCTCTTGCCGATGCCGGCGGACGCGACGGGCTACTCGATCCCGCGCCGCAATTATTTCTGCGGTCGCTGGATCCGTGGCGCTGGTTGGTGGCCCGATCGACTGGTGCGGCTTTTCCGCACCGGGCGCGCCCGTATTAAGGCGCGCGGAGGGAAAACGGAGTATGCGCTGCACGAGGCTTGGGTGGCCGACGGAGCGACCGTCGAGCTTCAAGGCGTTCTCGAACATCATTCATACGCAAGCCTTGAGGAATACCGCGCGCGCTTTTCGCGCTATACGTCCCTGGAGGCCCAGCACGGACGGTCGACCTTGCTCGACGTGCTCGGCGCGTGGTGCGTCGTACCGTTGCGCGCCGTCTGGCTCGCAGTCGTGCGCGCGGGCATCCTCGATGGCTGGCGCGGGCTGTACGTGAGCTGGTGGAGCGCGCTTTACCCGGCGGTGGTCGCCACCAAGGCTTGGCGTAGGGCCCGATGA